One Euphorbia lathyris chromosome 1, ddEupLath1.1, whole genome shotgun sequence DNA segment encodes these proteins:
- the LOC136234771 gene encoding transcription factor HHO3-like: protein MDCAEKMQRCHKYVEALEEEKRKIQVFQRELPLCLELVTQAIEASKKELSGTTTDCIHGQSEECSEQSNSSEGTRPMVLEEFMPIKRTHSSSDNDNDDDDDEEHHSHKRISNKEKLIDHKKKSDWLKSVQLWNNQSPDPPAGEAVPRKAVVTEVKRNGGAFQPFHKEKTSPAKSNQIIARVPASSNSSTAETITALGTSGGGGGGSHKKSEETDSQKKQRRCWSPELHRRFLHALQQLGGSHTATPKQIRELMKVDGLTNDEVKSHLQKYRLHTRRPASGIHNNNNPQAPQFVVVGGIWVPPPEYAASSAGEKAANGIYAPVAAPAVTKQSHSEGHVRSNSPDTSSSTHTTTNSPL from the exons ATGGATTGTGCAGAGAAGATGCAGAGATGTCATAAATATGTTGAGGCATTAGAGGAAGAGAAGCGCAAAATTCAGGTCTTTCAACGAGAGCTCCCTTTGTGTTTAGAGCTTGTCACGCAAG CGATCGAGGCATCTAAAAAGGAATTATCAGGTACAACCACGGACTGCATTCATGGCCAATCGGAGGAGTGCTCCGAGCAGTCAAACTCCAGTGAGGGAACTCGCCCGATGGTGCTCGAGGAATTCATGCCTATCAAGCGAACTCATTCTTCTTCTGATAATGATAAtgacgatgatgatgatgaagagcaCCATTCTCATAAGCGAATCAGTAACAAGGAGAAGCTAATTGATCATAAGAAGAAATCTGACTGGCTTAAATCTGTGCAGTTATGGAATAATCAGTCTCCAGATCCACCTGCCGGAGAG GCTGTTCCTAGAAAGGCTGTGGTGACTGAGGTGAAGAGAAATGGAGGAGCATTTCAGCCATTTCACAAAGAGAAAACTAGTCCAGCCAAGAGTAATCAAATTATCGCCAGAGTACCAGCTTCTTCAAACAGTTCAACGGCGGAGACAATAACAGCATTAGGGACtagtggtggtggtggtggtggaagTCACAAAAAATCAGAAGAGACAGACAGTCAGAAAAAACAAAGACGTTGTTGGTCACCGGAGTTACATAGACGTTTTCTACATGCTCTTCAACAACTTGGCGGATCCCATA CTGCAACACCGAAACAAATTAGAGAGCTAATGAAGGTGGATGGATTAACTAACGATGAAGTCAAGAGCCATTTGCAG AAATATCGTTTGCACACAAGAAGGCCAGCCTCCGGAATTCACAATAACAATAATCCACAAGCACCACAGTTTGTAGTAGTGGGTGGAATATGGGTGCCGCCGCCTGAATATgcagcatcatcagcaggggaAAAAGCAGCCAACGGAATATATGCGCCGGTGGCTGCACCAGCTGTTACAAAGCAATCTCATAGTGAAGGTCATGTTCGTTCTAATTCCCCTGATACTTCTTCTTCCACACATACCACTACAAATTCTCCTCTGTAA